A genomic stretch from Elusimicrobiota bacterium includes:
- a CDS encoding TolB family protein, with product MPRRAIFDESFHVIYREKERRNFCSISSKHIAGVLSLVALFLFSGFPALAYHPSLKWKTLNTAHFAIHYDASLEEQAQKAAAISEEAYTKITRDFDWKPHGRTQMVLLDELDIANGSATPFPYNAMTLYLPAPDPNGQLGDTDDWLRLVITHEYAHIVHLDMAIGLPKIYRSVFGRTFSGIVPFLPSAFPNLSAPIWMVEGYPTYMETRHSSAGRGRSSFFDMMLRCDILENRFRSLGQMTDWQTAWPGGTIRYLYGESFLNSIFNELGKETPGRLAQIHAELLFPALTINAAPARFGRTYETLYQKWNRQLQTKYKTQSNKIQEKPLRTGLPLTQDGFSKEGPRFSPNGKWMAYTENNANRTPGLRLIDRSSGKIRTVAEGWIDGRLDWSPASDQILFSRLDFFGAYRLRRDLYLYSLKNRRVHRLTRGERAQDPAWNSDGTAIAYVRLKPGGHDLMTMDPKTKTIKRLLEGQNGTQFSRPAWSPDGRALAFSRWTNDAHQDIVVYWLEENRMDVLTNDRALDLAPAWSLDGKTIYFSSDRTGVYNLFAFSLPTRQITQITNVLGGAFFPDPSPQGDALAFTHYSSQGFDLHTLPLSESLRGTPPPYNDPHPPLPPPPPTPATEKAKPFSRASTLLPRFWFPNFTGGILLAGVDPLGENAYSLLTYNGPSYEAAWSNQSFYPLLHFNAWDISRRVPLFGRGYSLKAELPLPQVLSAQSFSLGVEKRTLDLDRSRREEGRAIPLNYPAQQTGVTTDWAFTNARVYGYSVSPEKGRSLSLNGYHQEKTKSFSTLRASWAEFFPGWGRHHALALGVHSGFGNAPVFDSMEGPTTQLLSATMSRYLAAHRPGSPAVPRSTSMTTNLLPPLKKDDLGFFNSYSEINLSYYFPIAYVEKGPRTGFFFLDRIYGHLFSATDRHWASPSTPSATRTFVGAEVGSWWGVGYLIPLTLSLDVQKQITNGDPISAHLRLDLLWL from the coding sequence ATGCCTCGACGCGCAATCTTCGATGAGTCCTTTCACGTGATTTACCGAGAAAAAGAACGGCGCAATTTTTGCTCGATTAGTTCCAAACACATTGCGGGGGTCCTCTCCTTAGTCGCCCTGTTTCTCTTTTCAGGTTTCCCCGCCTTGGCCTATCACCCCTCCTTAAAATGGAAAACACTGAACACCGCCCATTTCGCCATCCACTACGACGCCTCGCTCGAGGAACAAGCCCAAAAAGCCGCGGCAATCAGCGAAGAAGCCTACACAAAGATTACCCGCGATTTTGATTGGAAACCCCACGGCCGCACCCAGATGGTTCTCCTCGACGAGTTGGATATCGCCAACGGGTCCGCCACCCCGTTTCCCTACAACGCCATGACCCTTTACCTCCCGGCGCCCGACCCCAACGGCCAATTGGGAGATACCGACGATTGGCTCCGCCTCGTGATCACCCACGAATACGCCCACATCGTCCATTTGGATATGGCCATAGGCCTCCCAAAGATTTACCGGTCTGTTTTTGGTCGAACGTTCAGCGGCATAGTCCCGTTTTTACCCTCAGCGTTTCCCAACCTCTCCGCCCCGATCTGGATGGTGGAAGGCTACCCCACTTACATGGAAACCCGCCATTCCTCCGCCGGCCGTGGCCGCTCCAGTTTTTTCGATATGATGCTCCGTTGCGACATTTTGGAAAACCGCTTCCGCTCCCTGGGCCAAATGACCGATTGGCAAACCGCCTGGCCCGGGGGAACCATCCGTTACCTCTACGGAGAATCTTTTCTTAATTCAATCTTCAACGAATTGGGAAAAGAAACACCGGGCCGCCTGGCCCAAATCCACGCCGAGCTTCTGTTCCCCGCATTGACCATCAACGCCGCCCCAGCCCGCTTCGGCCGAACCTACGAAACGCTCTACCAAAAATGGAACCGCCAACTCCAAACAAAATACAAGACTCAGTCCAACAAAATTCAGGAGAAACCACTTCGAACCGGACTCCCCCTCACCCAAGACGGATTTTCAAAAGAAGGCCCCCGTTTTTCCCCTAACGGGAAATGGATGGCCTACACCGAAAACAACGCCAACCGCACCCCCGGCCTCCGCCTGATCGACCGCTCGTCAGGAAAGATTCGCACCGTGGCCGAGGGCTGGATTGACGGTCGACTGGATTGGTCCCCCGCCAGCGACCAAATCCTGTTCTCCCGACTGGATTTTTTCGGAGCCTACCGTTTGCGCCGCGACTTGTACCTGTATTCTCTTAAAAACCGCCGCGTCCACCGCCTCACCCGGGGGGAACGGGCCCAAGACCCCGCCTGGAACTCCGACGGCACCGCAATCGCCTACGTCCGATTAAAACCGGGTGGCCATGACCTCATGACCATGGACCCCAAAACTAAAACAATAAAACGCCTCCTGGAAGGCCAAAACGGAACCCAATTCAGTCGCCCCGCCTGGTCACCGGACGGCCGCGCCCTGGCCTTTTCCCGGTGGACAAATGACGCCCACCAAGACATCGTCGTCTATTGGCTGGAAGAAAATCGCATGGACGTTTTAACCAACGACCGCGCCCTCGACCTAGCCCCGGCGTGGTCCCTGGACGGAAAAACAATTTATTTTTCGTCAGACCGAACCGGCGTCTATAACCTCTTCGCCTTCTCACTCCCCACCCGTCAAATCACCCAAATCACCAACGTTCTGGGCGGGGCTTTTTTCCCCGACCCCTCACCCCAAGGCGACGCGTTGGCCTTCACCCACTATTCCAGCCAAGGGTTTGATCTTCATACCCTGCCCCTTTCAGAATCTCTCAGAGGAACTCCTCCCCCCTACAACGACCCCCACCCGCCATTGCCACCGCCGCCTCCCACTCCGGCAACGGAAAAAGCGAAGCCTTTTTCCCGGGCATCCACGTTGCTCCCACGGTTTTGGTTTCCCAACTTTACGGGAGGCATCCTTTTAGCCGGGGTGGATCCCCTAGGCGAAAACGCCTATTCCCTCTTAACCTATAACGGTCCCAGCTACGAAGCCGCCTGGTCCAACCAAAGCTTTTACCCCCTGCTCCATTTTAACGCCTGGGACATTTCCCGCCGCGTCCCACTCTTCGGCCGAGGCTATTCGCTGAAAGCCGAACTTCCGCTCCCCCAGGTGTTATCCGCCCAATCCTTTTCACTGGGTGTCGAAAAACGCACTCTCGATCTCGACCGTTCGAGACGGGAAGAAGGCCGAGCGATCCCCCTCAACTATCCCGCCCAACAAACTGGCGTCACAACCGACTGGGCGTTCACCAACGCCCGCGTCTATGGGTATTCCGTGTCCCCAGAAAAGGGCCGCTCCCTTTCGCTTAACGGATACCACCAAGAGAAAACCAAATCGTTCTCCACCCTCCGGGCCTCCTGGGCCGAATTCTTTCCCGGATGGGGCCGCCACCACGCCCTGGCCCTCGGTGTCCACAGCGGTTTCGGAAACGCGCCCGTCTTCGATTCGATGGAGGGCCCCACCACACAACTGCTGTCCGCCACCATGAGCCGATACTTGGCGGCCCATCGCCCCGGGTCCCCAGCCGTCCCAAGGTCCACGTCCATGACCACGAACCTCCTTCCTCCCTTGAAAAAAGATGATCTGGGTTTTTTTAATTCCTATTCAGAAATCAACCTGTCGTATTATTTCCCCATCGCCTATGTGGAGAAAGGCCCCCGCACCGGATTCTTTTTCCTGGACCGGATCTACGGCCATCTTTTCAGCGCCACAGACCGCCATTGGGCCTCCCCCAGCACCCCTTCCGCCACCCGCACGTTTGTGGGTGCCGAAGTCGGTTCCTGGTGGGGCGTGGGCTACCTCATTCCGCTCACCTTAAGCCTCGACGTCCAAAAACAAATCACCAACGGGGACCCCATCTCCGCCCACCTCCGATTGGACCTCCTGTGGCTCTAA